A single Lolium perenne isolate Kyuss_39 chromosome 6, Kyuss_2.0, whole genome shotgun sequence DNA region contains:
- the LOC127306378 gene encoding uncharacterized protein isoform X1, which yields MAGVLTHRGEPEQIWGSMGMEQHRRWIRYSVPSATPLSRSSRCRHSSDPRQQSGSSLFHWEQRAHPCDGRVTQPYNCSFIPTSQVTTLVVVPPPPPVQAASSARPSSLLTDQRDIRDCSGSINQSGWRTLSSNIGKDKIGGHIHWEAFRYSLKDDVPLQLPYTKNQMNCSSSSWSKPTKLEHEKMMRQY from the exons ATGGCCGGCGTGCTGACGCACCGTGGAGAGCCA GAGCAGATTTGGGGCTCCATGGGCATGGAGCAGCACCGTCGGTGGATTCGTTACTCGGTGCCGTCGGCCACCCCGCTCTCCCGTTCGTCTCGCTGCCGCCACTCCTCCGACCCTCGCCAACAGTCTGGCTCCTCTCTTTTTCACTGGGAGCAACGAGCGCATCCCTGCGACGGACGAGTGACACAGCCCTACAACTGCTCCTTCATCCCCACCAGCCAGGTCACCACGCTGGTAGTGGTACCTCCGCCCCCACCTGTGCAAGCCGCCTCGTCGGCACGTCCGTCCTCACTCCTCACCGATCAACGCGACATTAG GGATTGTTCTGGGAGCATCAATCAGTCTGGATGGAGAACTCTCTCATCAAACATTGGCAAG GACAAAATAGGTGGACACATTCATTGGGAGGCTTTTAGATATTCACTCAAAGATGATGTGCCTTTACAATTGCCTTACACCAAG AACCAAATGAACTGCTCATCTAGCAGTTGGAGCAAACCTACAAAGCTAGAGCACGAGAAAATGATGAG GCAATACTAA
- the LOC127306378 gene encoding uncharacterized protein isoform X2: MAGVLTHRGEPIWGSMGMEQHRRWIRYSVPSATPLSRSSRCRHSSDPRQQSGSSLFHWEQRAHPCDGRVTQPYNCSFIPTSQVTTLVVVPPPPPVQAASSARPSSLLTDQRDIRDCSGSINQSGWRTLSSNIGKDKIGGHIHWEAFRYSLKDDVPLQLPYTKNQMNCSSSSWSKPTKLEHEKMMRQY; this comes from the exons ATGGCCGGCGTGCTGACGCACCGTGGAGAGCCA ATTTGGGGCTCCATGGGCATGGAGCAGCACCGTCGGTGGATTCGTTACTCGGTGCCGTCGGCCACCCCGCTCTCCCGTTCGTCTCGCTGCCGCCACTCCTCCGACCCTCGCCAACAGTCTGGCTCCTCTCTTTTTCACTGGGAGCAACGAGCGCATCCCTGCGACGGACGAGTGACACAGCCCTACAACTGCTCCTTCATCCCCACCAGCCAGGTCACCACGCTGGTAGTGGTACCTCCGCCCCCACCTGTGCAAGCCGCCTCGTCGGCACGTCCGTCCTCACTCCTCACCGATCAACGCGACATTAG GGATTGTTCTGGGAGCATCAATCAGTCTGGATGGAGAACTCTCTCATCAAACATTGGCAAG GACAAAATAGGTGGACACATTCATTGGGAGGCTTTTAGATATTCACTCAAAGATGATGTGCCTTTACAATTGCCTTACACCAAG AACCAAATGAACTGCTCATCTAGCAGTTGGAGCAAACCTACAAAGCTAGAGCACGAGAAAATGATGAG GCAATACTAA
- the LOC127306377 gene encoding aspartyl protease family protein At5g10770 — MASVSQLLLFLLCSYHALIASAVDVQSYKILATSSQKPQAVCSEPTRTLGLPLSSGATVPLNHRQGPCSPVVSSKKKPTLEELLRRDQLRAGYVQRKFSNNNHRANSGLQSSEVTVPTTLGSSLDTLEYVITVELGSPAVKQTMIIDSGSDVSWVHSSSGSPFDPAKSSTYVPLSCGAPACTQLGGEGNGCSKNGQCQYMVMYGDGSNTTGGYGSDKLALTASETVDSFQFGSSQVEEGFRDKTDGLMGLGGDTQSLVSQTAATYGKAFSYCLPPTTSSSGFLTLGAPSGGTSGFATTGMLRSPQARTFYGALLQGISVGGKMVGVAPSVFSAGSVMDSGTIITRLPPTAYKAFSTAFKEGMKQYQTVPARSILDTCFDFSGQDNVTIPSVSLVFDGGAVVDLDANGIIYGSCLAFTATDDDGTTGIIGNVQQRTLEVLYDVGKSVLGFRANAC; from the exons TGGACGTGCAGAGCTACAAGATTCTCGCAACCAGCTCCCAGAAGCCTCAAGCCGTCTGCTCGGAGCCCACACGTACAT TGGGCCTACCTTTGTCGAGCGGAGCGACGGTGCCACTGAACCACCGGCAAGGCCCATGCTCACCGGTGGTGTCGTCCAAGAAGAAGCCTACCTTGGAGGAGCTGCTCCGCCGTGACCAGCTCCGAGCCGGCTATGTCCAACGGAAGTTCTCCAACAACAACCACCGCGCCAACAGTGGGCTCCAATCATCGGAGGTTACCGTGCCGACAACATTGGGGTCTTCCCTGGACACGCTGGAGTATGTCATCACCGTCGAGCTGGGCTCGCCGGCAGTGAAGCAGACGATGATCATCGACAGCGGCAGCGACGTGTCGTGGGTGCACTCCTCGTCCGGGTCGCCCTTCGATCCAGCCAAGTCGAGCACGTACGTGCCCCTCTCTTGCGGCGCCCCGGCGTGCACGCAGCTGGGCGGGGAAGGCAACGGGTGCTCCAAAAACGGGCAGTGCCAGTACATGGTCATGTACGGCGACGGGTCCAACACCACGGGAGGGTACGGCTCCGACAAGCTGGCGCTCACGGCCTCCGAAACCGTGGACAGTTTCCAGTTCGGGAGCAGCCAGGTGGAGGAGGGGTTCAGGGACAAGACCGACGGGCTGATGGGGCTGGGCGGTGACACGCAGTCGCTGGTGTCGCAGACCGCGGCGACCTACGGCAAGGCGTTCTCCTACTGCCTCCCTCCGACCACGAGCTCGTCGGGTTTCCTCACGCTCGGCGCGCCCAGCGGCGGCACGTCGGGGTTCGCGACTACGGGGATGCTGAGGAGCCCGCAGGCCCGGACCTTCTACGGCGCGCTCCTCCAGGGCATCAGCGTGGGCGGGAAGATGGTCGGCGTGGCGCCCTCGGTGTTCTCCGCCGGGTCGGTGATGGACTCCGGCACCATAATCACGCGGCTGCCGCCGACGGCGTACAAGGCGTTCTCGACGGCGTTCAAGGAAGGCATGAAGCAGTACCAGACGGTGCCGGCCAGGAGCATCCTGGACACGTGCTTCGACTTCAGTGGCCAGGACAACGTCACGATACCGTCGGTGTCGCTGGTGTTCGACGGCGGCGCGGTCGTGGACCTCGACGCAAACGGGATCATATATGGCAGCTGCCTCGCGTTCACGGCCACGGACGACGACGGCACCACCGGCATCATCGGCAACGTGCAGCAGAGGACGCTGGAGGTGCTGTACGACGTTGGAAAGAGCGTCTTGGGCTTCCGTGCCAACGCGTGCTGA